From the Cydia splendana chromosome 27, ilCydSple1.2, whole genome shotgun sequence genome, one window contains:
- the LOC134803687 gene encoding adenosine 5'-monophosphoramidase HINT1-like codes for MLTKVIQRALKFRCKRSYPTNIYEISRGSAFAIRRPYSDEVKKAKVQSVATPGPTIFDKILSREINADIIYEDDLCMAFNDISPQAPVHFLVIPKRRIPRLQDAEESDKELLGHLMSVARALATARAPLGWRLVVNNGREGAQSVYHLHLHILGGRQMGWPPG; via the exons ATGCTCACCAAAGTGATCCAACGGGCCCTAAAATTCCGTTGCAAACGGAGCTACCCGACCAACATCTACGAGATTTCCCGCGGCTCTGCCTTCGCGATTCGTCGGCCTTACAGCGATGAGGTCAAGAAAGCAAAAGTGCAAAGTGTAGCGACGCCGGGCCCGACGATATTCGACAAGATTTTATCGCGCGAGATAAACGCGGATATAATTTATGAAGATGATTTGTGTATGGCGTTTAATGATATATCTCCGCAGGCGCCGGTGCATTTCCTAGTGATTCCTAAAAGGAGGATACCGAGGTTGCAGGATGCGGAAGAAAGCGATAAAGAG CTCCTCGGGCACCTGATGTCCGTGGCCCGTGCCCTGGCGACGGCGCGTGCGCCGCTCGGCTGGCGCCTCGTCGTCAACAACGGCCGAGAGGGCGCTCAGAGCGTCTACCATCTGCATCTGCATATTTTGGGGGGACGGCAGATGGGCTGGCCACCAGGCTAA
- the LOC134803683 gene encoding uncharacterized protein LOC134803683 has protein sequence MKAAVLVCAISALLQLTAACCSCKCDPPALSLLLLDAPLPPCAPPPLCLPPPQPLYLPPPPPLCLPPPCLPPPAPIVYSAPPAPLALPPPCAPAPIYLPAPAPLPPCAPAPIFLQAPAPLPPAPAPIFLPAPAPLPPCAPAPIFLPAPALPPLAPIKLTLPPCAPPAPLILPAPAPFALPPLPLPLPPCGCAPPLLPPPTYLPPCGCAEPKVTILPYPPCGCGC, from the exons ATGAAGGCTGCTGTGCTTGTGTGTGCTATTTCCGCTTTGCTGCAG CTCACGGCAGCATGTTGCAGCTGCAAATGCGACCCTCCCGCGCTCTCCCTGCTCTTACTTGACGCGCCCCTGCCGCCCTGCGCGCCCCCGCCCCTGTGCCTGCCGCCACCACAACCCCTATACCTACCTCCCCCCCCGCCGTTGTGTTTACCGCCACCGTGCTTGCCTCCTCCAGCGCCGATAGTATATTCAGCGCCCCCGGCGCCTTTAGCTTTGCCTCCACCGTGTGCGCCTGCACCTATATACCTGCCTGCCCCCGCTCCGTTGCCACCCTGCGCCCCTGCCCCTATATTCTTGCAAGCCCCTGCACCTCTCCCACCCGCTCCTGCCCCTATATTCCTTCCCGCCCCTGCTCCGTTACCCCCTTGCGCGCCAGCCCCAATATTCCTACCCGCCCCTGCCCTGCCTCCTTTAGCGCCAATAAAACTTACTTTACCCCCCTGCGCTCCACCAGCTCCTCTAATTTTACCAGCACCGGCACCTTTCGCCTTGCCCCCCTTACCTCTCCCCCTACCCCCGTGTGGCTGCGCCCCCCCTTTGCTGCCCCCACCAACTTACCTGCCCCCCTGCGGATGCGCTGAGCCTAAAGTGACCATCCTGCCATACCCCCCATGTGGGTGTGGATGCTAg